The following coding sequences are from one Sander lucioperca isolate FBNREF2018 chromosome 2, SLUC_FBN_1.2, whole genome shotgun sequence window:
- the LOC118496521 gene encoding endophilin-A2-like — translation MIDAQTRPRREYTPKPKPIFDFGDDNPSNGGYSTSMAPPPSRNSAPEQPSCKALYDFEPENEGELGFREGDIITLTNQIDENWYEGMLNSQSGFFPLNYVEVLVPLPH, via the exons ATGATTGATGCTCAGACTCGACCAAGACGTGAATACACACCTAAACCCAAACCTATCTTTGACTTCGGAGACGACAACCCTTCAAATGGCGGCTACTCAACCTCAAtggctcctcctccttcacGCAACTCAG CCCCGGAGCAGCCGAGCTGTAAGGCGCTGTACGACTTTGAGCCAGAGAACGAGGGAGAGCTGGGCTTTCGCGAGGGCGACATCATCAccctgaccaatcagattgaCGAGAACTGGTACGAGGGCATGCTAAACAGCCAGTCGGGATTCTTCCCTCTCAACTATGTTGAGGTTCTCGTCCCATTGCCACACTAA